A single genomic interval of Chitinophaga sp. 180180018-3 harbors:
- the nuoM gene encoding NADH-quinone oxidoreductase subunit M, with protein MILLLLILIPFVAALLSWAAGAKSHGASRWIALCSMLVNLGIVIGIWMNHSQAPGQWWYIYKVDWVPHFGISLHLALDGLNLLMLALTFFLGALSVMISWKEINTRVGFFHFNLLFVLCGITGVFLTMDLFMFYFFWEMMLIPMYFLIGIWGHERREYAANKFFLFTQAGGLLMLLAILGLYFIHAANTNVYTFNYFDLLHTSMDHATARWLMLGFLVGFLVKLPAVPFHTWLPDAHTEAPTAGSVVLAGLLLKTGAYGILRFVLPLFPAASAEIAPVAMLLGVVGILYGGVLAFAQMDLKRLIAYTSVSHMGFVLLGAFAFNSIAYQGVVMQMITHGISTGALFILAGALYERIHTRNLHEMGGLWLKIPLMGTATMIFVMASLGLPGLGNFVAEFLVLLGSWQASHLLTILATTGLVIATIYSLRIMQRVFFGPCDRQYALPDLGGRELVIIVALILVICWLGFHPQPVLHTSQNIGYVVR; from the coding sequence ATGATACTGCTGTTGCTTATACTGATACCATTTGTTGCTGCATTGCTCTCCTGGGCCGCGGGAGCGAAGAGCCATGGCGCCAGCCGCTGGATAGCGCTGTGCAGTATGCTGGTAAACCTGGGGATCGTGATTGGCATATGGATGAATCATTCGCAGGCGCCCGGGCAATGGTGGTATATCTACAAAGTTGACTGGGTACCGCATTTCGGCATCAGCCTTCACCTTGCACTGGATGGCCTGAACCTGCTGATGCTGGCACTGACTTTCTTCCTTGGTGCACTTTCGGTGATGATTTCCTGGAAAGAAATAAATACCCGCGTCGGATTCTTTCATTTCAATCTCTTGTTTGTATTGTGCGGAATTACCGGTGTATTTCTGACAATGGACCTTTTTATGTTCTATTTTTTCTGGGAGATGATGTTAATCCCTATGTATTTCCTGATAGGTATCTGGGGACATGAGCGCCGTGAATACGCTGCCAACAAATTCTTCCTCTTCACGCAGGCGGGCGGCCTCTTGATGTTGCTGGCCATCCTGGGATTGTATTTCATACATGCAGCTAACACCAACGTATATACGTTCAATTATTTTGATCTCCTGCATACATCCATGGACCATGCTACGGCCCGTTGGCTGATGCTGGGCTTCCTGGTTGGTTTCCTGGTGAAGCTGCCGGCGGTGCCATTTCACACCTGGCTGCCGGATGCCCATACCGAAGCGCCTACGGCTGGAAGTGTTGTGCTGGCGGGGCTGCTGCTGAAAACGGGCGCTTATGGTATTCTGCGCTTCGTATTGCCGCTATTCCCGGCGGCATCAGCAGAAATAGCACCGGTAGCAATGTTACTGGGGGTAGTAGGCATTCTGTACGGCGGTGTGCTGGCTTTTGCCCAGATGGATCTCAAACGTCTCATTGCTTACACCAGTGTAAGCCATATGGGATTTGTATTGCTTGGCGCTTTCGCTTTCAACAGCATCGCTTATCAGGGAGTGGTGATGCAAATGATCACGCATGGCATAAGTACCGGTGCCTTGTTTATTTTGGCCGGTGCGTTGTATGAACGTATACATACCCGTAATCTCCACGAAATGGGCGGCCTCTGGTTAAAGATTCCCCTGATGGGCACTGCTACCATGATATTCGTTATGGCCTCGCTCGGGCTGCCAGGCCTCGGCAATTTCGTCGCGGAGTTCCTGGTGCTACTCGGCAGCTGGCAGGCCAGTCATCTGCTTACTATACTCGCTACAACGGGCCTCGTAATAGCTACTATATACTCTCTGCGCATCATGCAGCGGGTTTTCTTCGGCCCCTGCGACCGTCAGTACGCGCTCCCCGATCTGGGTGGACGGGAACTGGTGATTATTGTAGCGTTGATCCTGGTAATATGCTGGTTAGGATTTCATCCTCAACCGGTGCTTCATACATCACAAAATATAGGTTATGTCGTTCGCTGA